In Paucidesulfovibrio gracilis DSM 16080, the sequence TGGCCTTCGGCGACCAAGGGGAAAAAGAAGTGGCCTTCGGCGACCAGGGGGAAAACCTTTCTGAAGAAAGGTTCTTCCCCCTGGACCCCCTTTCCAAAGACTTTTCCTAGCTCCAGACCTGCGGTCTGTCGCAGATGTTCGTTGTTTATCTGATTTTTATTTTCTCCCCCCTCCCAAAGCAAAAGAACGGCCGAAGCCGTTCTTTTGCTTTGGGGCGCACCGTTGCCGCGAGTTTCGGGAGGGCGCAGCCATCCCGGAAATCGCGGCAACAGAACGACACGCCGCCGCGCTGCTCCCCGCTGCCATCCTCCAGACGTCCTCCCACCCCATGCCCCCGGCCGCGCGCAGCGCGAGACCGGTAAATGGGGGTCCAGGGGGCCGCGGGCCTCCTGGCCGCCGGAGGCATGCCTTTCAGCCGGCCTGTGATCCGTGTGTCCAGGAGGCGATGGGCGTAAGTGGTGTTTGGTCTTTGAAGTCGACCCGGGCAGCGGTGAAGGCTCCGAACCATGGCGGGATGCAGCGTGAGTTCAGCAATCGGAAGGGCATACTTTTTTTCCAGGAGCTGACGGGACCGGGCAGCACGGAAAAGGCGTGCTCTGCGGGTCGCCCCACATTGACTTTGATGAGCCGCCGCATTTCCGGCCAGCTGAACCAGTGGGCGCGTCCCAGGCTTTTTTGTGGATTTCTTCCGTTGCTGAGGTAGTACAAGGACCAGCGATTCAGAAAGCCGATGAGCACGCCTTGTTCGGCAACGCGTGTTGCTTCGCGCAGCATGGCGGCGGGGTCACTGCTGAATTCCAGCACGGTCCAGAGGATCACGAAATCGAATTTCCCGGCCCGGAAGGGCAGGCATTCTCCGTTGGCTGTTTCAATTTCCGCGCGTTTTCCCATGCGTTTTCGTGCGGCCTCGACCATGCTCAGGGAGCGGTCAACGCCTGTGACGTTGAAGCCTTTTTGCCACAAAGATTCCAAAAACAGTCCTGTTCCACAGCCGATTTCCAATAGTCGCGTGCCGCGTCTGGGCCAGCCGGCCACCATGAAGTCAAGCAGTCGCCGTTCGCAATCCAGCGCCACGGCTCCGGCGGTTGTGGTGAACCACTGTTCGTATTTTTCAGGATCCCAGGTCATGCCGACTCCAGGGGCTTGCATGCGGGACCGACCCAAGGTAGGTTCCTCGGTCCGGCAACGGTGTTACTCATGAATGGATTCGTAGACGCATCCCACCAATTCTTTTCTGGATGTCAGCGTTTTTTTGCCCGGGTGACCAATTTGGCGGGGCAGAAAAAGAGTACGGTCCATTTTCCTCGGTGTTGCAATTCCGAGCGGGTCACGCGGGTGAATCCACCCTCTTCCGGATCAAAGGCGTCGAGCGTGAAGTCCTTGACCAGCCCGCCCACACGGGCGCACTCGGGCAAATCTTCAAGATGGTCATGTGCTCAGCTCCTGCGGCCCATCTCCTTTTTTTGTTATCAAGCGTCCTTAACAAGCAGGGTAACGCTGATTATACAGAGGTAGAACGCGATGATTGTGGCGTCAAGCCGCGAGTTCTGGTAGCGTGACAGAGAGGGAATCTCCAACCTTTGGGACAAATAATGGCTAAAAAGCATGGATTTAGGTTGATCGCGGAACGGGAGGTGCCGGAAATCTCCTCTCGTGCGCTGCTGTATGAGCATGAACGCACTGGCGGGCAAGTGCTTTCGATGGTCAATTCGGATGAAAACAAAGTCTTTGGCATCAGTTTTCGGACCACTCCGGCGGACTCCACGGGCCTGCCGCATATTTTGGAGCATTCGGTGCTTTGCGGCTCGCGCAAATATCCCGTGAAGGAACCGTTCGTGGAGCTGCTCAAGGGGTCATTGCAGACCTTTCTCAATGCCATGACGTTTCCGGATAAGACGTGCTACCCCGTGGCCAGCGCCAATGCCCAGGATTTCTACAATCTCGTGGACGTGTATCTGGACGCGGTGTTCTTCCCCAGACTGACGCGCAACGTATTGCGGCAGGAAGGCTGGCACTACGAGCAGAAAGACGCGGGCGAACCCCTGACATGCAAGGGCGTGGTCTACAACGAGATGAAGGGCGCGTATTCCTCCCCGGACAGCCTGCTCTACGAATATTCGCAGCATGCGGTTTTCCCGGACACGGCCTACAGCCTGGATTCGGGCGGCGACCCCGATGTGATTCCCCAGCTCAGTTTTGAACGCTTCATGGCCTTTCATCGTGAGCATTACCACCCGTCCAACGCGTTCGCATTTTTCTGGGGCAACGACGACCCGGAAAAACGGCTGGCCGTGCTGGATGAATATTTCGACCGTTTCGAGCAGGGCGAACCGGGGCGCATGGTCCGGTTGCAGCCGCCGTTTGCAGCCCCGCAGACCGTGACCCGCCACTATCCGTCCAGCGGCGAAGGCAGGAGCATGGTCACCGTGAACTTCGGCCTGCCCGAAACCAGCGACCCGGACCTGAACCTGGCGCTGAACGTGCTGGAACACCTGCTCATCGGTCTGCCGTCCTCTCCATTGCGCAAGGCGCTGCTGGATTCGGGTCTGGGCGAGGACATTACGGGCGTGGGCCTGGAAACCGACATCCGCCAGATGTATTTTTCCACCGGACTCAAAGGGGTTGCCCTGGAAGATGTGGACAAGGTGGAAGACCTGGTGCTGGATACCTTGCGCCAGATTGTGGAGCAGGGCGCACACCCGCACGACGTGGAAGCCGCGTTGAACAGCGAGGAATTCGCCCTGCGCGAAAACAATACCGGCAACTATCCCCGGGGCATGTCCGCCATGTTCCGTGGCCTGTCCACCTGGCTATACGGCGGCAATCCCGTTGACATCATTGCCTTTGAGGGACCGCTCCTGCGCCTCAAGGAACGTGTCGGCTCGGGCGAGGCCGTGTTTGAAAAAATCATTCAGGAACATTTCCTGGACAATCCGCATCGCGTGACCCTGAAGCTGTTCCCGGATCCGGAATTGGCGGAAAAAGTCCGCCGCAAGGAAAGAGAACGCCTTGAGGACGTGCGCCAAAGCATGACCGAAGAGGAGCAGGCCCGGCTGCGCGACATAGCGGACCATCTGCGCGAACAGCAGAGCAAGCCCGACGACCCGGAAAAGCTGGCCGCCATCCCGCGGCTTTCGCCGTCGGACCTCCCCCCCCGCAACCAGATCATCCCCTTGGAATCCTACGAGCGCGACGAGTCCTGCACGCTGCTGCATGACCTGGATACCTCGGGCATCCTGTACCTGGATCTCGGATTTGACCTCTGCCGTCTGCCCGAACGGCTCCTGCCCTACGTGCCGTTGTTCGGCCGGGCCTTGCTGGAAATGGGTACCGAACACAGCGACTATGTGACCCTGACCAAACGCATCGCCCGCAAAACCGGCGGCATTGAGCCGATGACCTATGCAGCCCCCACGCTGCTGACCGACGCGCCCTGCGTTTCCAAGCTCTTCCTGCGCTGCAAATGCACCGTGGATCGCGCCGACGAATTGTTCAGCATCCTGCTGGAAGTGCTCACACAATGCCGGATGGACAACAAAGACCGCTTCCGCCAGATGGTGCTGGAGGCCAAGGCCCGGGCCGAGCAGCGCATGATCCCCTCGGGACACAACGCCGTGGCCGCCCGTCTGCGGGCCGGAATGCACGAAGCCGGACTCACCAACGAACTGATGCACGGAGTGACCAACCTCTTCTACCTGCGGGAGTTGGCCCAGCGCGTGGAAAACGACTTTCCGGCCGTATTGCGCGACCTGCAGGAAATGCGGGAGCTGCTCTTTTCCCGCAATAATCTGATCATCAACGTCACAGCCAGCGAAGATGATTTCGCGGAGATCATGCCCGGCATCACCTCCCTGACCCGCGCCCTGCCGGATGCCATGAACCCGCGGCTGGAACGGACCCCATGCAGCTATCCCGAACGGGAAGCCCTGATCCTGCCCGCTCAGGTCAATTACGTGGGCAAAGGCGCAAACCTGCGGGAGCTGGGCATGGAGTTCAACGGCGCGGCCAACGCGGTGAGTAAATTCCTGCGGGCCGGATTCCTCTGGGATCAGGTTCGCGTCCTGGGCGGTGCCTACGGCGCGTTCTGCATGTTCGATATCTTCTCCGGTACGCTTTGCTTCGTCTCCTACCGCGATCCGAACCTGGACAACACCTTGCGCGTGTTCGACCATGTCGGCTCCTACCTGCGGGACACCGCCCTGAGCCACGACGACATCGAAAAAAGCGTCATCGGCGCCATCGGAGAAATGGACAGCCACATGCTGCCCGACGCCAAAGGATTCACGTCCATGATCCGGCACCTCTCCGGCGTGGACGACGCCTGGCGACAGCAGATTCGTGAGGATATTCTGAACACCACCAGCGGCGACTTCCGGCATTTCGCCGAGGCCGCGCGCCTCGTGGCAGAACACGGACGCTCCGTGGTGCTCGGCTCCGAAGAAGCAATCCAGACCAGCATCCACGAATTCTCAAAAACCACCATTCTTTAAACTCCACCAAACGACCAACACAGGGATCGGTTTCCAACCAAGGGGACCGGTCCCTTTTTTTCTCCTTGGACCGACAGCCTAAAGCCCTGCCCGCCCCAGCCGATAAGAAATGCAGACACTGCTCGGGATCGCTTGTCGCAGCAGCGTTCCCAACAAGGAGAAATCGCGTGTACTACCAAGCGTTTGAACAAAAAATTCCTTCTGAGGCACAACCCTGGAACCAAAATGACGAGCTGTTCGTTTCCCTGCTCTTCTCCAGGGCCATCACCCGAAGCGCCATTCCCGAAGCAGGAACCGCGGTCTTGCAAATCGCCATGAGTCAACTGCTGGATATGTGTCTGTACCTGAGCAAAGACGCGAAAGATTGTTAGCCACGGCTCCATAGCAGCACAGGCTGAAAGGCATGCCTCCGGCGGCCAGGAGGCCCGTGGCCCCCTGGACCCCCATTTACCGGTCTCGCGCTGCGCGCGGCCGGGGGCATGGGGTGGGAGGACGTCTGGAGGATGGCAGCAAGGAGCAGCGCGACGGCGCGATCTCATGTTGCCGCGATTTCCGGGATGGCTGCGTCCTCCCGAAACTCGCGGCAACGGTGCGCCCCCAAACAAAAGAGCGGCCTGGGCCGCTCTTTTGTTTGGGGAGGGGAAAAGGGGGGGGTGAAACAAAACAAAAAAACGATAACCGCGACAGACCGCAGGTCTGGAGCTAAGAAAAGTCTTTGGAAAGGGGGTCCAGGGGGAAGAACCTTTCTTCAGAAAGGTTTCCCCCTGGTCGCCGAAGGCTCTTCTCTTTCCCCGTGGTCGTCAGAGGGCGTATCAGGCGTCCCAGACCGGACCTTTGGGTGTATCTTTCACTTCCACGCCGAGTGCGGCGAGTTCCTCGCGCAGGCGGTCGGCTTCGGTGAAGTCTTTGGCTTTCCGGGCGTCTTGTCGGGCGGCCATGAGTTGTTCCACCTGCTCTGGATCAATGCCTTTGCGGGCGGCGCGGGTGTTGCGCAATTCATCGAGGAACTCGGCGGGATTGCGCTCGAACACGCCGAACACCTTGCCCCAGGCGGCCATATCGGTTTTGATGCGCTGCCAGAGGTCGCGTGCGCCTTCGGATTTCCGCAGGGTTTTATCCTCGCCCAGACGACCGGCCAGCCGCACGGCGTTAAAGACCTGTCCCATGGCTCCGGCGGTGTTCAGATCATCTTCCATGCTTCTGGTCCATTCGGTTTCAATGGTTTCCAGCTCCTGAAGCAGCTCTTCGGGGAGCGGAGTTTTGGACCATTTGGAGCGGACCGATTCCTCGTCGATTTGCCGCAGGGCCGCGTAGACCCGTTTGAGACCTTTTTCCGCCTCTTCCATGGCATCAAACGAGAAGTCCAAGGGACTGCGATAGTGCATGGTCAGCAGGAAGTAGCGCAGGGTCTCGGGGTGGAACTGGGCCAGGATGTCCCGAATGGTGAAAAAATTGCCCAGGGATTTGGACATTTTTTCGGAATTGATCTGCACGAATCCGTTGTGGACCCAGTAGCGGGCAAAGGGTTTGCCTGTGGCGGCCTCGGACTGGGCGATCTCATTTTCATGATGCGGGAAGGCCAAATCCTGTCCGCCACCGTGGATATCCAGAGGCAGGGCAACGTATTTTTCGCTCATGGCCGAGCATTCCAGATGCCAGCCGGGCCGTCCCGGTCCCCAGGGGCTTTCCCAGGAGGGCTCCCCGGGCTTGGCGGCCTTCCAGAGGGTGAAGTCCAGGGGATCCTGCTTGTCTTCCCCGGGAGCGATGCGCGCACCGGATTCGAGTTCTTCGATACGCCGACCCGAGAGCTTGCCGTATCCTTCGAAGGAACGCACCTTGAAGTACACGTCGCCATTGGGCGCGGCATAGGCGTGGCCCTTGTCGATGAGCCGCTGGGTGAGCTGGATCATCTCCTGGATGTGTTCGGTGCATTTGGGTTCCACGTCGGCGCGGAGCACGGCGAGCCGGTCCATGTCCACATAGAACTCCTGGATGAACTTGGCGGCCAGTTCCGCAGGATCCATTCCGGTTTCGGCGGCGCGCTTGATGATCTTGTCATCAATATCCGTAAAGTTGCGGATAAAGGTGACATCGTATTCTTTATGGCGCAGGTAGCGCACGAGCACGTCGAATACCACGCTGGAGCGGGCGTGTCCGATATGACAAAGGTCATACGCGGTGATGCCGCAGACGTACATGTTTACGGCATTGCCGTTCAGCGGGGTGAATTCTTCCTTGTTTCCCGTGAGGGTATTATACAGTCGCATTGAAGAACTCCGGTTGCAACAAGCTGGTATGCTTGTTTTTTGATTGCTGTAACCGATGCTTTCCCGCTAGTCCGCCACAACCTGGATACCCAGGGTGCGAATCACGTCCTTGGGATCCTGCATGCCGAGCAGCTGGAGCATGGCCACGGGTTCGTCGGGCTGGGCCTGGACACGAAGGGTCTGGGGGTTGTTCAAAAACTCTTGAATCTCCTCCATGACCTGGGCGGCGAAGTCTTCGCCGTTGGCCCGGGCGCGCTGAATTTCCCTGTCCGTGTTCTGATTGATTTCCGCCATCAGCTTTTCGCGGGACATGCGCTCTTCCTTGGCGGCCATGTCGAACAGGCGATCCATGAGGGAGTCTTCCCCATAGCTGAGTTCGGCCTGGTCCACGGTCACGAGCATGGCGCTGGGTCCGCCCTTGGTCAGGTCCGCAAGATCCACGTTCCCGAGGCGAAAGGAGAGGGAGAACTGTCCCGCGTCCTTGACGCTCAGGGAGAGTTCCTTGGTTTCAAAGATTTTATCCTTCTCGTCGTAGGCGTAATCCATGACGTAGTCGCAGTGGAGCATTTCGTAGCCCAGGTTGCGGATCACGTCCACGGAGTCGCCGAAATATTCCGGGGTCACGGGGACGTCCACACCGCTGAAGCGGACGGTCACGGCGTGGGGTACGCCGTCCTTTTCCTCGTAGCGGTCCAGCACGAGCTGGTCGATGTCGATGACCTTGCCGCCCAGCACGGCGACCTTGAGGTCGTTGACTTCCGCGGCCTGGGTAAAGAGGTTCACGTCAACGTCGCCGTATTCGGCGTGGACCACATCGTCCATACCCGCGAAGAATTCCTTGACCTTTTGCTCCGCCACATTTTTGGCCATGTAGTGGGCGCCGAAGTAGCCGCCCACAAGGAGCACAGCGCCGATGCACAGCGCCACCAATAAATTTTTGCCTTTTGCCATGATCTCTCCCTCGTTGAATGTTGAAATATAGGTATTGCCGGGCGTTGGTCCGACCGGGCAATTGTCCGTTACTGCATGCAATCGGCGTCGCGCAGGGCGCTGACCAGGGCAACAGCTTTAATACCGCGTTTTTCCCCTGTAAAGCCGAGATGTTCTTCGGTCGTGGCCTTGATGTTCACGCAGGCCATGGGCAATTCCAACAGCCTGGCCACGTTTTCGCGCAGGTGTTCCTTATGCGGGCCGAGCCGGGGAATCTGGGCGATGACGGTCAGATCCACGGAAACAATGCGCGTTCCGCGTTGGCGGGCCAGCGCCTGGGCTTCCTTTACGAATACGGCGCTGCTGCGGTTTTCGTTTTCTTCGGCATTGTCCGGGAAGTGGTCCCCGATGTCCCCGCCGCCGCAACACCCCAAAATGGCGTCGGTAAGCGCGTGCAGCAGCACATCCCCGTCGGAGTGGGCCAAAACGCCCGGCGCTTGGGGGATGGGCACGCCGCCCAGGACCATGGAGCGAACCGGACCAGTGTCGGTTTCCCCGGCATAGCGGTGTACGTCGTAGCCGAAGCCGGTGACGGCCTGCCTGGGCTGCTGGGGGCGCAGCCGTTCCAGGTCCGCGGGGGTGGTGATCTTCATATTGATTTCCTCGCCCGGCACCACAACCACACCGCCCGGTGCGGCGTGCGGGGTTTGTTCCGCGAGCCGTTCCACCATGGATGCGTCGTCGGTCACGTCCCATTCGTGGGTCAACGCCTGTTCGTGCGCCGTTTCCAGCACGCTCCGGTCAAAGCCCTGCGGCGTCTGCACGGCGCGGAGCGCGGCGCGGTCCAGGGTCGTCAGCACCTGTTCGGCGCAATCCACGCTTTTGATGGTGTCGGTTACAGCCAGCCCCGGCACAACGCCCGACGCTCCTTGTTCCAGGGCATTGAGCACGCGGAGAATCAGCGCGGGTGAGGCAAAGGGCCGGGCCGCGTCGTGTACGAGTACGCGACCGCACTCCCGAGGCAGAGCGCGCAGGCCGTGTCGCACGGAATCCTGACGGCGTTTTCCGCCGGGAACTGCCTGCCAGGGCAGGCCCAGGGGAACACGCTGCATCCATTCCCGCAGCTCGGCCTCACGTTGTTCCAGTTCGGATTCGGGGAACACGAACACCAGTCCGCGCAGCGCGGGCAGGGCCGCGAGAGTCCGTGCGGAGCGCCAATACAGGGGCGCGCCGTCCAGGGGCAGAAATTGTTTACGCCGCCCCTCGGTGGCCTCGGCCAAGCGGGTTCCGCTACCGGCGGCCAGCAGCACGGCCCATGTTTCCGGGCTTGCGCTCACGTGATCCTCGTTCGTTGGAGCAAGCCCGCTCCGAAGTGCATCGGAACGGGCCGCCCATGGTGTACAATGTGGAGCCGGACGATAAGCCGGGTTTTGTCTCCCCTTGCGGGGCGGTCGTCATTCATCTGGGGCGGGCGTTACCGCACGCCTCAAGCAACCTACCCGGAAGTCTGATGGCCGGGCCGGCCGACTTCCCTATTTGGTCTTGCTTCGGACGGGGTTTACCTAGCCGGATGCGTCACCGCACCCGCTGGTGGTCTCTTACTCCACCGTTTCACCCTTACCTGCCGGAAACCGGCGGGCGGTCTGTTTTCTGTGGCACTTTCCCAGGATCGCTCCTGCTGGGCGTTACCCAGCGTCCTGCCCTGCGAAGCCCGGACTTTCCTCCACGGCGACATGCACCGCAGCGACGACCTGTCCGACTCCAAAATATATATGCGACGGTTTCGGACCTTCGCGCCGGGCCGACATGGTGACAAACACCGGCCCGGCGCGCAAGTCCGCATTCCGGACTACTCAGCCTCGCGCAACGATTCCGGGGTGTGCTCCACCCAATAGATCAGGCGCTGGCAGTTGGGGCAGGAGAGAATCTGCTTGCCCTTTTGCAGCTCGTTGTAAATCTGGGGAGGAATCATGATGTTGCAGCCGCCGCACACGCCCTCGGTGACCGGAACGATCACGGGATGGGACAGGCGGGAACGGATGAACTCATAGCGGCCCAGGATGGGATCAGGCACGACCTTGCCCGCCTTTTTCCTCTTTTTATCCAAGGATTCAAGGCGTTTTTCCGTTTTTTGCACGCGTTCCTGCAGGGTGGCCCGCTTTTCTTCGCACTGCTCGCGCAGTTCGCCCATTTCCTTGTCCAACTCGGTTTTGGCGTCCTGTTGCGCGGCCAGCTCCTCCACCACGGTGACGCGCTCTTCCTCGCGCATGCGGTTGAGTTTTTCCAAGCTGTCCATCTCGCGCATCATGGCGTGATATTCTTTGGTGTTGCTGGCCATCATGAGCTTGTTCTTGCTCTTTTTGACCTTGCCGGCGTCCTCCTCGATTTCAAAATCAAGGCGCTTTTGTTTTTCCCCCAGGGTTTCGACCTTTTCGTCGATTTCCTGCACACGGGTATTGAAGGACTCCAGGCGCTGTTCAAGATCCGCAAGCTCACGCGGGGCCGCTTCCAGCTCCTCGCGCAGGCCGATGATCTCGTCGTCCACGCTCTGCAAAATCACCAATTGTTCGATCTGTTTCTGATACATACGTCCTCACCTTGTTCTATTCGTGAACCGGCCCAGGCCGGGTTTCACCTGTATTCGAATCCGCCGGATATCGGGCCGCGTCATCGGGCGACGCGGCTTTGCAACGGATCCACGCCCGGAAGAAAACGAATTTCCACGCCTTCCAGCTCCTGTTCCAGCCGTCCGGCAAAGCGGCGCATCATTTCCTCTTCCAGGCAGAAATGTCCCACATCCAGCACATGCAATCCGGCCTGCACTGCGTCCAAGGCCGCATGATATTTCACGTCTCCGGTGATGAAGACGTCCGCCCCGGAACGAAGGGCCGCGTCCAGGGCCGACGCCCCGGATCCCGGCAGATAGGCCACGCGGCGCACGTTTTCCGGCCGGGGACCGATCTCGTTCCACTGATCCCGGCCCACGAGTCCGCCGAGCAGGGCGGTGAACTGTTCATAGGGCAGCTTGCCCGGCAACCGGCCGCTTTCGCCAAAGCCCACGGTTTCGCAGGGGGCGGCCAAACGGGTGCGGAAATAGGCGGTGCGCTCCATTCCGCCCTGGTCCAAAGCGCGGTCCAGGCGGGCGCGCACGTTCTCCCAGGCCGCGCCGTGGCAGAGGATGCGCACTTCGCCCGTGCCTTCCTGGGCCACGCCGAACACGCCGTCCAAATCGGCCAGTTCATCCGCGAGGTCGCCGTCCAGATCCTCCTGAAGAAAGAAGGAGACGGAAACCGAGTCGAACTGATTGCCCGGCTCCAACACTTGCCGGTCCTCCAGGCCCAATTCGTCGCCCAGCCAGCAGGCTGTGCCGCGGGGGCTGGAATCCAGGGAGGTGTGAGCGGCGTAGAGCCAAGCCCCGGAAGGCAGCAGGGTGCGCAGGGCGCGCAGGTAGGGACCGTCCGTAACCGGGGCTGTGGGCTTCATGTAGAGCGGATGGTGGGAGAGCACGAAATCCGCGTCCCATTCCACGGCCAGGGCCAATTGTTCCGGCAGCGGATCCAGGCACACGGCCAGTCGTCGGGCCTGGTGCCGGGTTCCGGCCAGCTGGATGCCGCTGTTGTCCCAGGGGGCGGCGTACCGCTCCGGAGCCAGGGCTTGCAAAGTAGCTATTATTTCTTTTATTTTCATAACTTAGGCGGATTTTTGAAAAAAAGATGCTCCCCTAGGGTTTCCCCTGGGGGAGCATTCGTGCCTCTCGTATGTCGGCGAGGAAAGTGGTGTTTTGTTGACCGTATCCTTGGGCAATACTTCCTTCCTCGGCTCCGCTGCGCTGCGGAGGGGTTGGTAGGCCAGCCAGGATTCGAACCTGGGACCGACCGGTTATGAGCCGGTGGCTCTGCCAACTGAGCTACTGGCCCAAAATTGTCAGGAGCCGGATTCAATACCGCGTAACGGTCCGTCTGTCAAGCAGTGCGCCACGCGGGTTCCGGGCGGATCACCCCCGGATGCGGCGCACCAGCCCCGTGGTGGAATATCCGGACAGCAGCGGCAGGCTGCACACCTCGCCGCCCAAGGCCTGGACCACGTCCCGCCCCACGATGGATTCCACGGGCCAATCCCCGCCCTTGACCAGCACATGCGGCCGCACCGCCCGGATCAGTTCCAGGGGCGTGTCCTCGTCAAAAATGATCACGTAATCCACGCAGGTCAGGCCCGCCAGCACGAAGGCGCGTTCTTCCTGGCGGTTCAACGGGCGTTCCGGCCCTTTGTTCAGCCGCCGCACCGAGTCGTCGGAGTTCAGCCCCAGCACCAGGGCGTCGCCCAGGGCGCGGGCGCGCGTCAGCAGATCCACGTGGCCGGGGTGCAGGATGTCGAAGCATCCGTTGGTGAAGACCAGACGACGCTGTTCCGGCAGTTGTTCGCGCAGCGGAGCAAAGGTGTCCACTGTGAACAGTTTGGGATTGGGGGGGAGCATCGGAGTCATTTTTTTTCCAGGCCCGGGCAGTCGCCCATGAGGATCAGTTCCAGCCAGTCCAGGCCAAAGGCCAGGGCCGCTTCTTCATCCTCCATGATGGCGCGTTGGCGCTCCTCGTCCACGTTCACACGGTCGAACATGCGCATGTCCGTGATGAAGCGGCGGAAATCGTCGGGCTGGTAGAGCGCCAAAAAGGCCATGTTGGCCTGACGTTCATCCAGGGAACGGCCCTGACCCTTCCAGCGATTCATGAGCCGCATGTAGCGGTCGTTGGCTTCGTTGTATTCCTCCAGCCCCTGATCCTGGAGCCACTCCCCGGACGACCAGTGGCTTTTTTCCTTAAAACCGTTGCAGTGCGGTTCCTGAACAATGAAAAAATGTTCCACCAGGTTGCCGTCGTCATCCAGCATGGAGGCGCGGCCCAGAGGATAGGTGCGGCAGGCGCCGGGCCGGTCCGGGTACACGGAGCAGCCTTCGGGCCGCACAAAGGGACAGCTCTGCCGGTCGTCATCCAGCATGCGCAGCCGGACCATGGGGAAGCCCAGATCCTGCCCGGCCGCCACAAGGCAGTGGGCGTGGATGAATTCACGGCTGGATTTGCCCAGGGCGCGACGCAGGCGCAGGGCGTCATAGGGGGTGAGCATGAGGTTCAGGTCGCTGCAACAGGCATTGAAACAGTCCACGCCCGGATGACAGCGAAACTGAAATGTTTCCCCCGGCTTCAGCTGGGGCATGTTTTGCAAAAATTCCCGGCTCTCGTCATTCATGATGGAAATTCCTGTGGTCTGGGTTGATGGTTTGCCGCCCCTCCAGACCAGAGATGCGCGCAAAGATCAAGCGCGGCCCAGGCCTTGCCGTCATGCGGGAGGGAGAATGAAGCGCGGACGCGGGAGCACCGGGCCGGAAGATCAGGGAACCACAAGCCCCAACTGTTTGTACTCGTTGATCTTGTTGCGCAGGGTGCGCACGGAAATACCGAGCAGCTCCGCGGCTTGGGTGCGGTTGCCGCCGGTTTCGTTCAGGGATTTGAGCACCAGGCGTTTTTCCATTTCGTGCAGGGGCATGACCGAGAGCGCCTCGTCCCGGGTTTCGGGCGGGGTGGTGTCCGTGTCCGAGACCGCGCCATCCAGATCGTCAGGCTGCCAGGCTTCGGGATCCATGAGGAAATGGGCCGGGGTCACAGGACCGCCTCCGGCCAGCAGTACGGCGCGTTCCATGAGGTTTTGCAACTCGCGCACGTTGCCGGGCCAGTCGTAGTCCAGCAGCCATTGCCGGGCTTCGTCCGAAAACGGCGGCCGGGGCATGTTGTAGGCCGCGCAGTATTTGGCCACAAAAAATTCCGCCAGGAGCAGGGCGTCCTCGCCCCGTTCGTGCAGGGCCGGGAGCTTTAGCGGGATGACATTGAGCCGGTAGAACAGATCCTGCCGGAATTTGCCCTCCTGCACGGTCTGTTCGATGTCCCGGTTGGTGGTGGCCAGTACGCGCAC encodes:
- a CDS encoding zinc ribbon domain-containing protein yields the protein MYQKQIEQLVILQSVDDEIIGLREELEAAPRELADLEQRLESFNTRVQEIDEKVETLGEKQKRLDFEIEEDAGKVKKSKNKLMMASNTKEYHAMMREMDSLEKLNRMREEERVTVVEELAAQQDAKTELDKEMGELREQCEEKRATLQERVQKTEKRLESLDKKRKKAGKVVPDPILGRYEFIRSRLSHPVIVPVTEGVCGGCNIMIPPQIYNELQKGKQILSCPNCQRLIYWVEHTPESLREAE
- a CDS encoding Nif3-like dinuclear metal center hexameric protein, whose amino-acid sequence is MKIKEIIATLQALAPERYAAPWDNSGIQLAGTRHQARRLAVCLDPLPEQLALAVEWDADFVLSHHPLYMKPTAPVTDGPYLRALRTLLPSGAWLYAAHTSLDSSPRGTACWLGDELGLEDRQVLEPGNQFDSVSVSFFLQEDLDGDLADELADLDGVFGVAQEGTGEVRILCHGAAWENVRARLDRALDQGGMERTAYFRTRLAAPCETVGFGESGRLPGKLPYEQFTALLGGLVGRDQWNEIGPRPENVRRVAYLPGSGASALDAALRSGADVFITGDVKYHAALDAVQAGLHVLDVGHFCLEEEMMRRFAGRLEQELEGVEIRFLPGVDPLQSRVAR
- the rfaE2 gene encoding D-glycero-beta-D-manno-heptose 1-phosphate adenylyltransferase, translating into MTPMLPPNPKLFTVDTFAPLREQLPEQRRLVFTNGCFDILHPGHVDLLTRARALGDALVLGLNSDDSVRRLNKGPERPLNRQEERAFVLAGLTCVDYVIIFDEDTPLELIRAVRPHVLVKGGDWPVESIVGRDVVQALGGEVCSLPLLSGYSTTGLVRRIRG
- a CDS encoding YkgJ family cysteine cluster protein, giving the protein MNDESREFLQNMPQLKPGETFQFRCHPGVDCFNACCSDLNLMLTPYDALRLRRALGKSSREFIHAHCLVAAGQDLGFPMVRLRMLDDDRQSCPFVRPEGCSVYPDRPGACRTYPLGRASMLDDDGNLVEHFFIVQEPHCNGFKEKSHWSSGEWLQDQGLEEYNEANDRYMRLMNRWKGQGRSLDERQANMAFLALYQPDDFRRFITDMRMFDRVNVDEERQRAIMEDEEAALAFGLDWLELILMGDCPGLEKK